The Nocardioides ochotonae genome segment AAGCGGCCCCCTTGTCAAGCAGGTTGACAATCCCTAGGGTTCTGTCAACCACGCGCTGGCCGTGCCGGCTCGCTCTCCGATCGCCCAGGAGGCCCCATGACCGTCCAGAGCACCATCCCGCCCGGCTCGGTCGAGCAGTGGCGTGATCCCAAGCGCCGCCTCTGGCTGATCGGGCTGGTGGTGCCCTCCCTGGCGTTCGTGGCGTACGCCGGCTGGGGGCTCACCGGCTTCGGCGGGTTCCTCTGGATCGGGCCGGTCGTGATCCTCGTCGTCGTCCCGGCGATCGACCTGTTGACCGGCCTGGACCGCTCCAACCCGCCCGACGACGTGATCGAGCAGCTGGAGCGCGACCGCTACTACCGCTGGATCACCTATCTCTTCCTCCCGGTGCAGTACGCCGGCTTCCTCGGCGCGATGTACCTCGTCGCGCGCGGCGACCCGCTCCTGGGCCAGGGCGACCTCGCCACCTGGGAGAAGGTCGGCCTCGCGGTCTCGATCGGCTGCATCGGCGGGATCGGCATCAACACCGCCCACGAGCTCGGGCACAAGAAGGAGAGCCACGAGCGCTGGCTGTCCAAGATCGCGCTGGCGCAGAGCTTCTACGGCCACTTCTACATCGAGCACAACCGCGGCCACCACGTGCGCGTCGCGACCCCCGAGGACCCGGCGAGCAGCCGGCTCGGCGAGAGCTTCTACGCGTTCTGGCCGCGCACCGTCCTCGGCTCGCTCAGGAGCGCCTGGCACCTGGAGAAGCGCCGCTTCGCCCGCCGCCAGCAGCACCCGTTCCGCCCCGGCAACGACGTCCTCAACGCCTGGCTGATGTCCGTGGTGCTGTGGGCCGCGGTCGTGGTCTGGCTCGGTCCCGGGGTGCTGCCCTACCTGGTGATCCAGGCCGTCGTCGGCTTCTCGCTGCTGGAGGCCGTGAACTACCTGGAGCACTACGGGATGCTGCGCCAGAAGGTCGGCGTCGGGAAGCGCGAGCGCTACGAGCGCGTCGACCCCTCGCACTCGTGGAACTCCAACAACATCGCCACCAACGTGCTGCTCTACCACCTCCAGCGCCACAGCGACCACCACGCGAACCCGACCCGGCGCTACCAGACCCTGCGCGACTTCGAGGAGAGCCCGGTGCTCCCGACCGGGTACGCCGGGATGATCGGGCTGGCGCTGGTCCCGCCGCTGTGGCGCCGGGTGATGGACCCCCGGGTGCTCGCGCACTTCGACGGCGACGTCACCCGCGCGAACATCTCCCCGCGCCGGCGCGACAAGGTGCTCGCGGCGGCGTACCCGCCCCCGGTTGCCGAGGCGGTCGAGGGGCAGGTCGAGGGGGCGCGCGCCGACGTGACGGCGGTCGATGCCGAGGAGGTGCTCGCCGCGGCGTGCCCGAGCTGCGAGTACGTCTACGAGGTCGCCGCCGGCGACGAGCACGAGGGCTTCGCGGCCGGCACCGCCTGGGCCGACATCCCCGCCGACTGGTGCTGCCCGGACTGCGGGGTGCGCGAGAAGGTCGACTTCGTCCCGCGCGAGCGGGCGGTGACGGGCTGAGCCGTACGCCGGCGGCCGGGCCGGCCCGGGGAGTGCTTCCTAGACTGGTGTCATGTCCCTGACCACTCGCGAGCGAGTCCTCGATGCCGCGGTCGCGATGACGACCGAGGAGGGCTGGGCGAAGGTCACCATGGCCCGGCTCGCGGACCGGGTCGGGGTCAGCCGGCAGACGGTGCACAACGAGATGGGCACCAAGGCCGGTCTGGCCGAGGCGATGGTCCAGCGCGAGCTCCAGCGGTTCCTCGGCGAGGTCAGCGCCGCCTTCGACGCCTACCCCCACGACCTGGTCGCCGCGGTGCGCGCCGCGTCGCTCGCGGTCCTCGAGCACGCCCAGGACAACCGCCTGCTGCACGCGGTCGTCTCGGCGACCCATGGTGCGGACACCGAGCTGCTGCCGCTGCTGACGACCCACTCGGAGTCACTGCTCGCCGGCGCCAAGGCCGTGGTCGCCCTGCGGGTCGCGGCGTACGACGTCTCGCTCGTGCCGGCCCAGCTCGACGCCGGCATCGACATGATCGTGCGGGTCGTGCTCAGCCACGTCATGCAGCCGTCCGCCACGCCGGCCGCCACCGCCGAGTCCATCGCGTGGGTCGCGGCTCGCGTGCTCGGCGCGGATCGCCCGAGCGGCTAGGCGCGCTCAGCGCTCGACGCGGATCCCCAGGGCGTCGGCCAGCGCCGGCGCCAGCCGGGCGAGCTGGTCCGGGCTGACGGTCGCGCCGCGGAGGTCGAGCAGCCCGTCGACGACCGCGAGGTCGGCGCCGCGCAGGTCGAGGTCGCTCAGGGTGCTGCCGCGGACGTCGAGCTGCCCCACCCGGCTGTCGGCGAGGCGCACCCGCCGCGCCTTGGCGTTGCTGAGGTCGAGCTCCTCGATCAGGCAGTCGGTGAACGCGACGTCGAGCAGCTCGGCGCCGCGCAGGTTGACGAAGCTCAGCTTGCACCCGACGAAGTGCACCGAGCGCCACTGCGACT includes the following:
- a CDS encoding fatty acid desaturase; this encodes MTVQSTIPPGSVEQWRDPKRRLWLIGLVVPSLAFVAYAGWGLTGFGGFLWIGPVVILVVVPAIDLLTGLDRSNPPDDVIEQLERDRYYRWITYLFLPVQYAGFLGAMYLVARGDPLLGQGDLATWEKVGLAVSIGCIGGIGINTAHELGHKKESHERWLSKIALAQSFYGHFYIEHNRGHHVRVATPEDPASSRLGESFYAFWPRTVLGSLRSAWHLEKRRFARRQQHPFRPGNDVLNAWLMSVVLWAAVVVWLGPGVLPYLVIQAVVGFSLLEAVNYLEHYGMLRQKVGVGKRERYERVDPSHSWNSNNIATNVLLYHLQRHSDHHANPTRRYQTLRDFEESPVLPTGYAGMIGLALVPPLWRRVMDPRVLAHFDGDVTRANISPRRRDKVLAAAYPPPVAEAVEGQVEGARADVTAVDAEEVLAAACPSCEYVYEVAAGDEHEGFAAGTAWADIPADWCCPDCGVREKVDFVPRERAVTG
- a CDS encoding TetR/AcrR family transcriptional regulator, with protein sequence MSLTTRERVLDAAVAMTTEEGWAKVTMARLADRVGVSRQTVHNEMGTKAGLAEAMVQRELQRFLGEVSAAFDAYPHDLVAAVRAASLAVLEHAQDNRLLHAVVSATHGADTELLPLLTTHSESLLAGAKAVVALRVAAYDVSLVPAQLDAGIDMIVRVVLSHVMQPSATPAATAESIAWVAARVLGADRPSG
- a CDS encoding pentapeptide repeat-containing protein — translated: MPPARKSTRPPQIDDLRLGTLAEGDPADLRRNADLESVRYADLTLHHLDLTGAVLASTQLTSVSADETDLKGARLSEVHLDRVVLPVVRAARGQWRDVRVSGRLGSLEAYESQWRSVHFVGCKLSFVNLRGAELLDVAFTDCLIEELDLSNAKARRVRLADSRVGQLDVRGSTLSDLDLRGADLAVVDGLLDLRGATVSPDQLARLAPALADALGIRVER